The sequence TGCAACGTCAAGATAGCGGCGGCGAAACAAGGGGAGGGACTTAAGCAGTACTATCTCCAGCACATCCATGAGCTCCAGCGCCAGCTCCGCCAGAAAACTAACAACCTCAATCGCCTCGAAGCTCAGAGGAATGAACTCAATTCTCGAGGTCCTTCCTTCCTTAACCCTAATTTCGGATCCGTTTCTTTGTTAAAGTCTTTCGTTTTCTTTGGATCTGGGTGctttaaaaatgtgattttttagcAGCAAGAAGCTACCTTTTAATTCAGATTCTTTGATTCTGTTTGACAGTTATCTGTGCTAGCCGAATAATCTAGTTTGGTTCATTGTTTAAGCTGAATGTTTAGAGTTATCTAGAACATGTTTATTAGAATACTGCTAAATGAAATGACGAAAGTTTCATACTTTGGCTTCCTATATATTTTCTTGAATGAGATTTTAATTTCAAGAAGATGTGAATGTGAATGCTGTTGTGGAAAATGCATGGCTGTTAGTGTTGCTACATTGGTGCTTGTTCTTTCTTTACTCTCTTCATATAAAACATGTTTATGCTTGAAGGTTTAGTCTTTGTAATTTCTAGTTAAATCTAGTCTTGAACCTCTCTGagactaattttttttcctgaaccaaaccaaacagtACGAATGCTCAGAGAAGAGTTGCAGCTGCTTCAAGAACCTGGCTCCTATGTTGGTGAAGTAGTCAAAGTGATGGGGAAAAACAAGGTCTTGGTTAAGGTACGATGAATCCTTATATCATTTTGTTTAGAGTTAATTTGGCCTTGTATTGTTTTGTAATATTATGAGCTATCAATGTAGCTTAAACGCTCTTCATTTTCTAGGTTCATCCAGAGGGGAAGTATGTTGTTGATATTGACAAAAGCATAGACATAAATAAAATCACACCATCAACAAGAGTTGCTCTCCGTAACGATAGCTATGTTCTCCACCTGGTTCTCCCGAGTAAAGTTGATCCCTTGGTCAACCTTATGAAAGTTGAGAAGGTTCCCGACTCTACATATGACATGATTGGTGGTCTTGACCAGCAAATTAAAGAAATTAAGGAGGTATGCTTTCTAAAAGTCGCTGGTTAATCATGTATCCATTCTACTTTTTCATTCTTCTTGATAATTTAGTTGTTCATCAGGTCATTGAGCTGCCTATCAAGCATCCTGAACTGTTCGAGTCTCTTGGAATTGCGCAGCCAAAGGTACACATGCATTTCGAAGCTTCTCTCTGTACTGTAACGATGTTAAGTGGATTATAGATGATTTCATCTTCATTTCTTTTCTAGGGTGTGTTGTTATATGGTCCACCTGGAACTGGGAAGACACTTTTGGCTCGAGCTGTGGCACATCACACTGACTGTACGTTCATCAGAGTTTCTGGTTCAGAGCTGGTCCAGAAGTACATTGGAGAAGGTTCAAGAATGGTCAGAGAACTCTTCGTGATGGCAAGGTCTGTATATGCTAGTACTTGAAATCTCAAGCATGATAAACAGTGCTTGTAAATACTTTTGCCTGTTGGCTTACCTTACGATTGCTGATGGGGTTTTAGGGAGCACGCACCATCAATCATCTTCATGGATGAGATCGACAGTATTGGGTCTGCTCGTATGGAATCTGGAAGTGGAAACGGTGACAGTGAGGTCCAACGGACTATGCTTGAGCTTCTCAATCAACTTGATGGATTCGAAGCGTCAAACAAAATCAAGGTACTCGTTAAAGTTGTCAAAGAACTCTGAAAAAGAGAGTCTATGGTATACTTATTTATCCTCTTCTAATGACTGTTACAGGTTCTGATGGCGACAAATCGAATTGATATTCTGGATCAAGCTCTTCTCAGGCCAGGAAGGATTGATAGGAAAATCGAATTCCCTAATCCTAATGAAGATGTAATGCTTGTGCTTATTATTACTTGAGTAGATAGTTTTTGTAGAACATGTTTGGctaatgtgtatatattttCTCAAATATGTTGGCAGTCACGTTGTGATATCTTGAAGATTCACTCGAGGAAAATGAATCTGATGCGTGGGATTGATCTGAAAAAGATTGCAGAGAAGATGAATGGTGCTTCAGGTGCTGAACTGAAGGTAAAGTGTCTTTGTACTCTTACTTCTCTCTCTGTCTCCCTCCACAGTTTCTTTGTCTTATGCTGTTGGTTAACTATGGTCAGGCTGTGTGCACGGAGGCGGGCATGTTTGCTCTGAGGGAGAGGAGAGTACACGTGACACAGGAAGACTTTGAGATGGCGGTGGCGAAGGTTATGAAGAAAGACACAGAGAAGAACATGTCTTTGCGTAAGCTCTGGAAGTAGAGGAATCTCTTTCGTTTGTACTCAAAAAGGGAGAGACACAGATTCATTTCAGACCTGAGAAATAAGGGTTTCTTTTCATCACGTGTGGTTCTCTATGTTTCTTCTTTAAGCATTTGAACAAAGTGTGTTTACTGCCTAAAACACTAGTTTAATGTTCTCAAGCATAACAGTTCCCTTATTTCATCCTTTGTCAACTTAGAGATTATTATtcgaagaaagaaaaaagccaCCACAGAGTACATTAAGATATAGTTTTGATTAAAAGAGGAAGCCGTAATCAAACTTGTTACAGTATGATGCGGCCGTAATCATCTCCGTCAGCACCGTAAGTTTCTTCATGATTGTCAAACGCACGCAGGAGACCGCGTGGGACTAAAGCTGAAAAAGATCTAACGGTGGAGAAAGGTGCGTTGAAAATTAAGAGAGATCAAAAAGAAGGGAATCTAACGGTCGTAAGAATAGCGTCAGACCTAAGCGAAAACCCTTGCAAAAAATTTCCTCTTTTAAAAACCCCATCTCCCTCTCGCCGCTTCTCTCCTTCTTCTCAATATCATCTCCCCGCACGCTCGCTCA is a genomic window of Brassica napus cultivar Da-Ae chromosome A2, Da-Ae, whole genome shotgun sequence containing:
- the LOC106425811 gene encoding 26S proteasome regulatory subunit 8 homolog A-like, translated to MAAVGVESMRPETAMEETCNVKIAAAKQGEGLKQYYLQHIHELQRQLRQKTNNLNRLEAQRNELNSRVRMLREELQLLQEPGSYVGEVVKVMGKNKVLVKVHPEGKYVVDIDKSIDINKITPSTRVALRNDSYVLHLVLPSKVDPLVNLMKVEKVPDSTYDMIGGLDQQIKEIKEVIELPIKHPELFESLGIAQPKGVLLYGPPGTGKTLLARAVAHHTDCTFIRVSGSELVQKYIGEGSRMVRELFVMAREHAPSIIFMDEIDSIGSARMESGSGNGDSEVQRTMLELLNQLDGFEASNKIKVLMATNRIDILDQALLRPGRIDRKIEFPNPNEDSRCDILKIHSRKMNLMRGIDLKKIAEKMNGASGAELKAVCTEAGMFALRERRVHVTQEDFEMAVAKVMKKDTEKNMSLRKLWK